One window of Anaerolineae bacterium genomic DNA carries:
- a CDS encoding type II toxin-antitoxin system Phd/YefM family antitoxin, giving the protein MVANSWQLQNAKNKFSNLVDKAQHNGPQVVTKHGKAAVVVLSIDEYKKLIKPKTNLLKFFQNSPLSKINLDTKRNKDLPRDIEL; this is encoded by the coding sequence ATGGTAGCAAATTCATGGCAACTTCAGAATGCAAAAAACAAATTCAGCAACCTTGTTGATAAAGCTCAACATAATGGTCCGCAAGTAGTAACCAAACATGGCAAAGCTGCTGTTGTTGTTCTATCAATTGATGAATACAAAAAATTAATAAAACCGAAAACCAACCTGTTGAAATTCTTTCAAAATTCTCCTCTTTCAAAAATTAATTTAGACACAAAAAGAAATAAGGATTTGCCGCGAGATATAGAATTATGA
- a CDS encoding type II toxin-antitoxin system VapC family toxin, whose product MKYLLDTCVISELIKKNPNKQVVKWISKTTETNLFISVLTIGELHKGIEKLPESSKKEKLHKWLNCDLKERFQDRIIDFDLQTATIWGKIQAQSELAGKTMPAIDGMIAATGITNNFIIVTRNTSDMEISGASMLDPWLLKH is encoded by the coding sequence ATGAAATACCTCTTAGACACTTGTGTTATTTCAGAATTAATTAAAAAAAATCCAAACAAACAAGTTGTTAAATGGATATCCAAAACAACTGAAACCAATCTATTCATATCTGTTTTAACAATCGGAGAACTCCATAAAGGTATTGAAAAACTTCCTGAAAGCAGTAAGAAAGAAAAACTGCACAAATGGTTGAATTGCGACCTGAAAGAAAGGTTTCAGGACAGGATAATCGATTTTGATCTACAGACAGCAACCATTTGGGGTAAAATTCAGGCTCAGTCAGAATTAGCAGGCAAAACCATGCCTGCAATTGATGGCATGATTGCGGCTACAGGAATTACAAACAATTTTATTATTGTAACACGGAACACATCAGATATGGAAATCAGCGGGGCTTCCATGCTTGATCCATGGTTGCTAAAACACTGA
- a CDS encoding beta-ketoacyl synthase N-terminal-like domain-containing protein, producing MKKRPPIAVVGMAGVFPKAVGLNIFWHNIINKIDSTSDVLKDRWIVEPDLMYNSDPMPDKAFSKRCCLIDADILQSIKSGHTGININKNLLKDLDPLYHLVLHAGREALSDCVTSSLNRERIGTILAAIALPTDASSLITRKILGRSFEETLFGGAAHFQAKPLTAQECISGRVTSLPAAILAKALGLGGGTYTLDAACASSLYAVKFACDELYSLRADAMLAGGVSRPECLYTQVGFSQLRALSPSGRCAPFDETADGLVVGEGVGMLVLKRLDDALRDGDNIHALIHGIGLSNDIRGNLLAPDSEGQVRAMRSAYKSAGWSPFDIDLIECHGAGTPVGDATELKSLKSLWDGNNRPYGRCRIGSIKSMIGHLLTGAGAAGMIKTILALKHKILPPSLNFNRAPEKSPLNNSPFRVQTEAEEWVRKDRHKPLRAAVSAFGFGGINAHLLLEEWDPSSNSKLKIQHSKLKIPRPAVAIVGMGAAFGSLKSLKDFQEVIFKDKSIITKRPEHRWKGCEAVAETYLDKRAAYGGFMDKLSLNAGEFRIPPSEIPDILPQHLLMLKVSADAMKDAGLPLRKDRPRMGAIIGMGFDFEATNFHLRWHLQNLVGLWKKRYSLDLDDNETARWLESLRDSYGPPLTNARTLGALGGIIASRIAREFRFGGPSFVVSDEEASGIGALERGVRFLQQNEMDAVLVGAIDLACDVRSIITADRISPFSRNNEVRPFDGSTDGRLPGEGAAALVLKPLDRAIKDGDRIYSVIRGTGNASKGKDKIDYSSKDAYILSLKQCFYDAGISPALISFFETHGSGDPAEDSAESEALREFFKDRKNRCAIGSVKANIGHAGAAAGLASLIKTSLCLHQKTIPSLKSSGNREKNILQKEIFYIPANSKNWTDDLEGTPRMACVGCMTTDGNCMHVILEEFEDTKEKPGAHLRPHFDQEDVGKKEAGRKITLIMGGKAPCPALPERKSKTQTSPEIERAIKNIEATADAHKTFLEFSTSLQNSYAQAFELQTKLLTARNIKSGEQSATRNEQPSTLFSRDMCLEFATGSVAKVLGPKFAVVDTYNARVRLPDEPLMLVDRIISVKGEKGSLSSGRIVTEHDVLPKAWYLDGGRAPVCISVEAGQADLFLCSYLGIDLVVKGKRTYRLLDAVVTFHRGLPQPGDTIRYEINIEKFVRQGETFLFFFNFKGFIGSSHLITMSDGCAGFFTKEEVKNSGGIILKDEDTRPLKGKRASKWKELVPVCVEKYDDEAVNALRAGNLKACFGPLFDNLELAEPLRLPGINKGQKDRKDRMKLIDRIIHLDPEGGRYGLGLIKAEADIHPDDWFLTCHFMDDMVMPGTLMYECCAHTLRVFIQRMGWVTEKTGVCYEPVLGVKSILKCRGPVTPDTKHVVYEIIIKEIGYNPEPYVIADALMYADGHNIVMFTDMSMKMTGITGEEIEAFWKKKEKQVLFDRKRLLAFSVGNPSEAFGEPYKQFDKKRRIARLPGPPYQFMDRIVSIEPEPWILKPGGWIEAEYDVPYDAWYFKSDHSRLMPFCILLEIALQPCGWLAAYMGSALKSKNDLKFRNLGGNAVLYDNVSRETKTLTMKARTKKVSEAGDMIIEEFDFLILKQNKIIYKGDTSFGFFTDNALKQQVGLSNADKGAYIPTPDEFNKSSAYLLEDKAPFTPDDSVVDKAPCLSMPSKALRMIDKIDLYLPDGGPKGLGFIRGIKDVDPDEWFFKAHFYQDPVWPGSLGVEAFLQLIKFMALKRWKHLSNTHNFELIIQKPHNWTYRGQVIPVNKKIEVEAMITGIQDVPVPGIVANGFLKVDGLYIYEMKNFGFRLIPDR from the coding sequence ATGAAAAAACGACCCCCTATAGCTGTTGTCGGCATGGCCGGTGTATTTCCAAAAGCTGTTGGCCTTAATATATTCTGGCATAATATTATCAATAAAATCGATTCAACTTCCGATGTATTGAAAGACAGGTGGATAGTTGAGCCGGACTTGATGTATAATTCCGATCCAATGCCGGATAAGGCCTTTTCAAAACGCTGCTGTCTGATAGATGCCGACATACTTCAATCAATTAAGTCGGGTCATACAGGCATTAACATAAACAAGAACCTTTTAAAGGATTTAGACCCTCTCTATCACCTGGTCCTTCATGCAGGCAGAGAGGCATTGTCGGATTGCGTGACATCATCGTTAAACAGAGAACGTATTGGAACAATTCTTGCCGCGATTGCGCTTCCAACCGATGCATCTTCTTTAATAACCAGAAAAATCTTGGGCAGATCATTTGAAGAAACACTCTTTGGCGGTGCTGCTCATTTTCAAGCAAAGCCTCTTACAGCACAAGAATGCATATCAGGCAGGGTAACGAGCCTGCCCGCAGCCATCCTGGCAAAGGCTTTGGGGCTTGGCGGCGGAACCTATACCCTTGACGCTGCATGCGCATCATCTCTTTACGCAGTTAAATTTGCCTGCGACGAACTTTATTCTCTTCGCGCTGATGCCATGCTGGCAGGCGGTGTTTCAAGACCTGAATGCCTTTATACCCAGGTAGGCTTCAGCCAGCTTCGCGCATTATCCCCTTCAGGCCGGTGCGCCCCTTTTGATGAAACCGCAGACGGTCTCGTGGTTGGAGAAGGGGTTGGAATGCTCGTCTTAAAAAGGCTTGATGATGCCTTGCGTGACGGGGACAATATCCATGCTCTGATCCACGGCATCGGACTTTCCAATGATATAAGAGGCAACCTTCTTGCCCCTGATTCCGAGGGCCAAGTTCGCGCCATGCGCAGCGCTTACAAATCTGCCGGCTGGTCTCCATTTGATATAGACCTCATTGAATGCCACGGCGCTGGAACACCTGTTGGGGACGCCACGGAACTTAAAAGCCTTAAAAGCCTGTGGGATGGAAACAACCGGCCATACGGCCGATGCCGCATCGGATCAATAAAATCAATGATAGGCCATCTTCTGACAGGCGCCGGCGCCGCAGGAATGATCAAGACCATCCTTGCGTTAAAACACAAAATTCTGCCCCCTTCGCTTAATTTTAACAGAGCGCCGGAGAAAAGTCCGCTTAATAACAGCCCTTTCAGGGTGCAGACAGAGGCTGAAGAATGGGTGAGAAAAGACAGGCATAAACCGCTTCGCGCCGCGGTAAGCGCATTCGGGTTTGGTGGAATAAATGCTCACCTTCTTCTCGAAGAATGGGATCCATCATCCAATTCAAAACTCAAAATTCAACACTCAAAACTCAAAATTCCCCGCCCCGCTGTTGCCATTGTGGGAATGGGAGCTGCTTTTGGATCTTTAAAGTCATTGAAAGATTTTCAAGAGGTTATTTTCAAGGACAAATCCATAATCACAAAAAGGCCCGAGCACAGATGGAAAGGATGTGAAGCTGTTGCGGAAACATATCTTGACAAACGGGCTGCATACGGCGGGTTTATGGACAAGCTCTCGCTTAATGCAGGAGAGTTTCGCATACCTCCCAGCGAAATCCCTGATATACTTCCGCAGCATTTGCTTATGCTGAAGGTATCAGCCGATGCCATGAAGGATGCAGGTCTTCCGCTTAGAAAGGATCGCCCGCGCATGGGCGCCATTATCGGCATGGGATTTGATTTTGAAGCAACCAATTTTCACCTGCGGTGGCATCTGCAAAATCTGGTCGGGTTATGGAAAAAAAGATACAGCCTTGATCTTGATGATAATGAAACTGCAAGGTGGCTTGAATCATTGAGAGACTCATATGGCCCGCCCTTGACAAACGCGCGGACATTAGGCGCTCTTGGAGGAATCATAGCAAGCAGGATTGCCAGAGAATTCCGCTTTGGAGGCCCAAGCTTTGTTGTCTCCGATGAAGAGGCATCAGGCATTGGCGCTCTTGAAAGAGGGGTAAGATTCCTGCAGCAAAATGAAATGGATGCTGTTCTTGTGGGAGCAATAGATCTTGCATGCGATGTGCGCAGTATTATCACGGCAGACAGAATAAGCCCTTTTTCCAGAAATAATGAGGTCCGCCCTTTTGACGGGTCAACAGATGGAAGACTTCCCGGAGAAGGGGCCGCAGCGCTTGTTCTGAAGCCTCTTGACCGGGCAATAAAGGATGGAGACAGGATATATTCTGTGATAAGAGGGACAGGAAATGCAAGTAAAGGAAAGGATAAAATAGATTACTCTTCAAAGGATGCTTATATTCTCTCGCTCAAGCAATGCTTTTATGATGCTGGGATTTCTCCGGCTTTAATAAGCTTTTTTGAAACACATGGAAGCGGTGATCCTGCTGAAGACAGCGCGGAGTCAGAGGCTCTGCGCGAGTTTTTTAAAGATCGCAAAAACAGATGCGCCATAGGATCGGTCAAAGCAAACATAGGGCATGCAGGAGCAGCCGCAGGGCTTGCTTCTCTGATTAAAACAAGCCTGTGCCTGCATCAAAAAACAATCCCTTCCTTAAAAAGCTCCGGCAACAGGGAAAAGAATATTCTGCAAAAAGAGATATTTTATATACCTGCTAATTCAAAAAACTGGACAGATGACTTAGAAGGCACCCCCCGCATGGCATGTGTCGGCTGCATGACAACAGACGGCAACTGCATGCATGTTATACTTGAAGAATTTGAAGATACAAAAGAAAAACCAGGCGCTCACCTGCGCCCGCATTTTGATCAAGAAGATGTGGGCAAAAAAGAGGCAGGAAGGAAGATAACTCTGATCATGGGAGGAAAAGCCCCCTGCCCTGCCCTGCCGGAAAGAAAAAGTAAAACGCAAACCTCTCCGGAGATAGAGCGCGCAATAAAAAACATTGAAGCCACAGCAGACGCCCACAAGACTTTTCTGGAATTTTCAACCAGCCTGCAAAACTCCTATGCCCAGGCATTTGAACTCCAGACAAAACTACTCACAGCCCGAAACATAAAGAGCGGAGAACAATCAGCAACCAGAAACGAGCAACCGTCAACTCTCTTCTCCCGCGACATGTGTCTGGAATTCGCTACAGGCTCTGTGGCAAAAGTGCTTGGCCCTAAGTTCGCAGTAGTTGATACATATAATGCAAGGGTGCGCCTTCCTGATGAACCTCTCATGCTTGTTGACAGGATAATTTCAGTTAAAGGTGAAAAAGGTTCTCTGAGCTCAGGCCGCATTGTAACCGAGCATGATGTTCTGCCAAAAGCGTGGTATCTGGACGGAGGCCGCGCTCCGGTATGCATATCGGTCGAAGCAGGCCAGGCTGATCTGTTTCTTTGCTCTTATCTGGGCATAGATCTTGTAGTAAAAGGTAAAAGAACATACAGGCTGCTTGATGCTGTTGTAACATTTCACCGCGGTCTGCCGCAGCCCGGAGACACAATCAGATATGAAATCAATATTGAAAAGTTTGTCCGCCAGGGTGAAACATTTCTTTTCTTTTTCAACTTTAAAGGTTTTATCGGCTCTTCACATCTTATCACAATGTCTGACGGGTGCGCGGGTTTCTTCACCAAAGAGGAGGTCAAAAATTCAGGAGGGATTATTCTTAAAGATGAAGACACAAGGCCGCTGAAGGGGAAAAGAGCATCCAAATGGAAAGAGCTGGTTCCTGTATGTGTTGAAAAATATGATGATGAGGCTGTAAATGCTCTGAGGGCCGGAAATCTAAAGGCATGTTTCGGCCCTCTTTTTGACAATCTTGAGCTTGCCGAGCCGCTCAGGCTTCCAGGGATAAACAAAGGCCAAAAAGATCGGAAAGATCGGATGAAACTTATAGACCGCATTATCCATCTTGATCCAGAGGGAGGTCGATACGGGCTTGGACTGATTAAAGCAGAGGCTGATATACATCCGGACGACTGGTTCCTTACCTGCCATTTCATGGATGACATGGTAATGCCTGGAACTCTCATGTATGAATGCTGCGCGCATACCCTCAGGGTCTTTATCCAGCGCATGGGATGGGTTACAGAAAAAACCGGCGTATGCTATGAACCGGTACTTGGAGTTAAAAGCATACTAAAATGCCGCGGGCCGGTAACACCTGATACAAAACATGTTGTTTATGAAATAATAATAAAGGAGATCGGATATAATCCTGAACCTTATGTAATTGCCGACGCTCTCATGTATGCTGACGGGCATAATATAGTTATGTTTACAGACATGTCCATGAAAATGACCGGTATAACCGGTGAAGAAATAGAGGCATTCTGGAAGAAAAAAGAAAAACAGGTTTTGTTTGACAGAAAAAGGCTGCTTGCCTTTTCAGTCGGAAACCCTTCTGAAGCATTTGGAGAGCCCTATAAACAGTTTGATAAAAAAAGGCGTATAGCAAGGCTTCCCGGGCCGCCGTATCAGTTTATGGACAGGATAGTTTCCATCGAGCCGGAGCCGTGGATCTTAAAACCCGGCGGATGGATAGAAGCCGAGTATGATGTGCCTTATGATGCATGGTATTTTAAATCAGATCACAGCAGACTGATGCCTTTTTGCATCTTGCTTGAAATCGCGCTTCAGCCCTGCGGCTGGCTTGCGGCATATATGGGATCCGCCCTTAAAAGCAAAAATGATCTCAAATTCAGAAACCTTGGCGGAAATGCGGTCTTATACGACAATGTGTCGCGTGAAACAAAAACCCTGACCATGAAAGCCAGAACAAAAAAAGTCTCTGAAGCAGGCGATATGATCATAGAAGAATTTGATTTTCTGATACTTAAGCAAAACAAGATAATTTACAAGGGGGATACTTCCTTTGGTTTTTTTACCGATAATGCACTGAAGCAGCAGGTCGGCTTAAGTAATGCCGATAAAGGGGCATATATTCCAACACCCGATGAATTTAATAAAAGCAGTGCATACCTGCTTGAAGATAAAGCCCCTTTCACGCCTGATGATTCTGTTGTTGACAAAGCGCCCTGTTTGTCAATGCCTTCAAAGGCGCTCCGCATGATCGATAAAATTGATCTGTATCTGCCGGACGGAGGCCCAAAAGGTCTTGGTTTTATTCGCGGGATAAAGGATGTAGATCCTGATGAATGGTTTTTCAAGGCACACTTTTACCAGGACCCTGTATGGCCGGGTTCTCTCGGAGTAGAAGCATTTCTTCAACTTATTAAGTTCATGGCGCTTAAGCGCTGGAAGCATCTATCCAACACCCACAATTTTGAACTTATCATTCAAAAGCCGCATAACTGGACCTATCGCGGGCAGGTTATTCCGGTTAATAAAAAAATCGAGGTTGAAGCCATGATAACCGGTATTCAGGACGTTCCTGTCCCAGGTATTGTCGCAAACGGATTTTTAAAAGTGGACGGGCTCTATATTTACGAAATGAAAAATTTCGGTTTTAGATTAATTCCGGACAGATAG
- a CDS encoding pyruvate carboxylase, translated as MSSPIEKLRIGVANRGVPALRIGRTIREMGGIYVAFATEEDKTAPHVSKADKAYTIRTEKGYLDLEEIVRLALQHDVKALHPGWGFAAENNRFPSLCKENKIIFIGPSEAPMKKLGNKVTARKIANSVSVPVIPGSDSSVTLEEAKQIAREIGYPVMIKSEGGGGGRGIVIIESPEELETHFQKASTIAEASFGNPNLYIEKFLPSVRHMEIQAICDSFGNAVVLDERDCSTQRKNQKLLEITPSPWKGMTSELRKTLKNATLKIISAAGYDSIGTFEFLVDEKQNYYFIEANTRLQVEHGITEILYGMDLVEEMIRISFGEKLSLKQEEMSPRGFAMQCRINFEDPQNNFRPNAGEITRYLSPGGEGIRLDSCVFYGYEFPKLYDSLGALLMAYGATWEKTVATMKRALSEYFVGGLKTTIPFHKKVVSHPKFMTGEIVTKFIDNTPELMSYVEIIPEEIRLAGLMAETTARGFNPYVGLGSYRKFGDSKVGPMSVDVSTLAKKATNDHSYQPPFNPNDHRDNTLNFLRNSEYVEFCNTTPRDITQSETGNRFRLFDDRLVGPLIDRCGYASIENGGGAHYHVAMLGCMTDPWAEAANWNEFAPNTQKLILIRSTNVLGYAPQSREIMRRTGEMIVKHYHVIRCFDFLNHIENMAPFAEIVLKAENRIFQPAVSLSWAQGFDVSHYLGLLDEILSMVGRILECNKDEASKKIIFCLKDMAGVCPPRFIKSLISAMLDKYPDLIIQYHRHATDGLAVPALGAAAQAGAKILDVADGPSVRFYGQTAVMPVLAYIEGELGLKTRLDKEKIRETAFVLKQIMPIYDHYCSPTFLGIDHDVTLHGLPGGATSSSQEGALKQGYAFLLPSILLVLELHRKLIRYHDVTPGSQITWTNGYMMVVKAYERGGMTEVQRIINLLNKVTTVEEDKLDEQTRKDRNILFIHANDALKNLLLGKFGKLPLGWPKQWIYESVFGNKWKEAVDGRTEESPLNFLPQVNMDNVKAELAGHIKRKPTEQELVNYLNHPGDALTLIKNLEKYGDPNALPDDIWFEGLELNIEREFRTSDGKIHDIEVVRLGQISKNGTRRIRYKLDHEVFVEEIQVKKRAAEKKGMEMADENNPYHIGAPFDADLWLVHKKAGDAVQEGEEILNLSLMKVEYSINSPVIGVVKQVPVFADYKADKKMVPVIKGQLLMELAPPCKCCLNCNEPIQEKNKFCSNCGNRLSD; from the coding sequence ATGAGTTCACCGATTGAAAAACTAAGGATAGGGGTAGCCAACCGGGGAGTTCCGGCTCTTCGTATAGGACGTACCATAAGAGAAATGGGAGGCATATATGTAGCGTTTGCCACAGAGGAGGATAAAACCGCTCCTCACGTATCCAAGGCAGACAAGGCTTACACTATACGGACGGAAAAAGGATATTTAGATTTAGAGGAGATCGTTCGCCTTGCACTGCAGCATGATGTTAAAGCACTTCACCCTGGATGGGGTTTTGCCGCGGAAAACAACCGGTTCCCATCCCTTTGCAAGGAAAACAAAATCATCTTCATCGGCCCTTCAGAAGCTCCAATGAAAAAACTCGGCAACAAGGTCACGGCCAGAAAGATCGCAAACTCTGTTTCCGTGCCGGTCATTCCAGGTTCCGACAGCTCGGTAACCCTTGAAGAAGCAAAACAGATCGCACGGGAAATCGGCTATCCGGTAATGATAAAAAGTGAAGGCGGCGGCGGCGGAAGAGGAATTGTAATTATTGAATCTCCTGAAGAGCTTGAAACGCATTTCCAAAAAGCCTCAACCATTGCAGAGGCGAGTTTCGGCAACCCGAATTTATATATTGAAAAATTTCTTCCATCGGTCAGGCACATGGAAATACAGGCCATCTGCGATTCATTCGGCAATGCAGTGGTACTGGATGAGCGGGACTGTTCCACGCAAAGAAAAAATCAAAAATTACTGGAAATCACACCCTCTCCCTGGAAAGGGATGACCAGTGAATTAAGAAAAACTCTTAAAAATGCTACTTTAAAGATTATATCCGCCGCAGGATATGATTCTATTGGAACATTTGAATTTTTAGTGGATGAAAAACAAAATTACTACTTTATTGAGGCAAACACCAGGCTTCAGGTTGAACACGGGATCACGGAAATACTTTACGGGATGGATCTTGTTGAAGAAATGATACGAATATCTTTTGGTGAAAAACTGAGCCTGAAGCAGGAAGAGATGAGCCCCAGGGGATTTGCCATGCAATGCCGAATAAATTTTGAGGATCCCCAAAACAATTTCCGTCCAAACGCAGGTGAAATAACCAGGTATCTTTCTCCAGGCGGCGAAGGGATAAGGCTCGATTCATGCGTCTTTTACGGATACGAGTTCCCCAAGCTCTATGACTCGCTGGGAGCTCTCCTCATGGCGTATGGAGCCACATGGGAAAAGACAGTGGCAACCATGAAGCGGGCTTTGTCTGAATACTTTGTAGGCGGCTTGAAAACCACTATTCCGTTTCATAAAAAGGTTGTCTCACATCCAAAATTCATGACAGGCGAAATTGTTACAAAATTCATCGATAATACGCCTGAGCTGATGTCTTACGTGGAAATCATACCTGAAGAAATCCGACTTGCCGGTTTGATGGCTGAAACTACCGCCAGGGGATTTAATCCATATGTCGGGCTTGGGTCTTACCGGAAATTCGGCGATTCCAAGGTCGGCCCAATGTCTGTGGATGTTTCAACTTTGGCAAAAAAGGCAACCAATGACCATTCCTATCAGCCGCCTTTTAATCCCAACGACCATAGGGACAACACTCTGAATTTTTTACGAAATTCTGAATATGTGGAATTCTGCAATACGACCCCAAGGGATATAACCCAGTCGGAAACCGGCAATCGATTTCGTCTCTTTGACGATCGTCTTGTCGGGCCATTAATTGACAGGTGCGGATATGCATCCATCGAAAACGGCGGCGGAGCCCATTACCATGTCGCCATGTTAGGATGCATGACAGACCCGTGGGCTGAGGCGGCGAACTGGAACGAATTTGCGCCAAACACGCAAAAACTTATCCTCATACGATCAACAAATGTGCTCGGCTATGCTCCCCAGAGTCGTGAAATCATGAGGCGCACAGGCGAAATGATCGTAAAGCATTACCATGTAATACGATGTTTTGATTTTCTGAACCATATTGAAAACATGGCTCCGTTTGCCGAAATTGTTTTAAAAGCTGAAAACCGTATTTTTCAGCCGGCCGTAAGCTTAAGCTGGGCACAGGGCTTTGATGTCTCCCACTACCTTGGGCTGCTGGATGAAATCCTTTCAATGGTGGGACGAATTTTAGAATGCAATAAGGACGAGGCATCTAAAAAAATCATATTCTGCCTTAAAGATATGGCCGGCGTGTGCCCGCCGCGATTTATCAAAAGTCTGATTTCAGCCATGCTTGATAAATATCCTGATTTAATTATTCAATATCATCGCCATGCAACAGACGGTCTTGCCGTGCCTGCGTTAGGCGCTGCCGCTCAGGCAGGAGCAAAAATCCTTGATGTTGCCGACGGTCCCAGCGTAAGATTCTACGGCCAGACAGCGGTAATGCCGGTGCTGGCATATATTGAAGGAGAGCTTGGCTTAAAGACCCGGCTTGATAAAGAAAAAATCAGAGAAACCGCATTTGTTCTAAAACAGATTATGCCGATATACGATCATTACTGCAGCCCCACATTTCTTGGGATTGATCACGATGTTACGCTGCACGGACTTCCAGGCGGGGCCACTTCAAGCAGCCAGGAAGGCGCCTTAAAACAGGGATATGCGTTTCTGCTGCCCAGCATTCTTTTAGTTCTCGAGCTCCATCGAAAACTTATCAGGTACCACGATGTTACTCCAGGCTCCCAAATAACCTGGACTAATGGATACATGATGGTTGTAAAGGCTTATGAACGGGGCGGAATGACGGAAGTGCAAAGAATTATCAACCTGTTAAACAAGGTAACCACTGTTGAAGAAGATAAACTGGATGAGCAAACCAGAAAAGATCGCAACATATTGTTTATCCATGCAAATGACGCTTTAAAAAATCTTCTGTTAGGAAAATTCGGCAAACTTCCTCTTGGGTGGCCAAAACAATGGATTTATGAATCGGTATTCGGAAATAAATGGAAAGAGGCTGTTGATGGCAGAACCGAAGAAAGCCCTCTTAATTTTCTTCCCCAGGTTAATATGGATAACGTAAAGGCGGAACTGGCCGGACATATCAAAAGAAAACCAACGGAACAAGAGCTGGTTAATTATCTCAATCATCCGGGAGATGCTTTAACGCTCATCAAAAATCTGGAAAAGTACGGCGATCCCAATGCGCTTCCTGATGATATCTGGTTTGAAGGTCTTGAACTGAACATTGAACGGGAATTTCGCACCTCTGATGGGAAAATACATGACATAGAGGTTGTGCGTTTAGGCCAGATAAGCAAAAACGGCACAAGAAGAATACGCTACAAGCTCGATCACGAAGTCTTTGTTGAAGAAATACAGGTTAAAAAAAGAGCCGCGGAGAAAAAGGGAATGGAAATGGCTGATGAAAATAATCCATATCACATCGGCGCCCCATTTGATGCAGATCTATGGCTTGTTCACAAAAAGGCAGGCGATGCCGTGCAAGAAGGTGAAGAGATATTGAACCTTTCTCTAATGAAGGTCGAATACTCTATAAATTCTCCTGTAATCGGTGTTGTTAAGCAAGTTCCGGTATTTGCCGATTACAAGGCGGATAAAAAGATGGTCCCTGTGATAAAGGGGCAGCTTCTCATGGAGCTTGCTCCCCCCTGTAAATGTTGCCTGAATTGCAATGAGCCAATACAGGAAAAGAACAAATTCTGCTCAAACTGCGGGAACAGATTATCCGACTGA